A genomic region of Leptolyngbya sp. NIES-2104 contains the following coding sequences:
- a CDS encoding 2Fe-2S iron-sulfur cluster-binding protein, with protein MSTVVATASNWMKRSIAQISPQPPAVPSPSNAVNVALKINNSSRSLALDSRVTLLDALREQIGLTGSKKGCDHGQCGACTVIVDGRRVLSCLTLAATCEGSEVTTIEGLAQGDNLHPMQAAFIKNDGFQCGYCTPGQICSAIAVLDEARNGEASYVTADVRQEPRSVQLSDDEIRERMSGNICRCGAYPNIVAAIREVHTGKAQAGQFANEEAIFDTPEMKTEASEAAA; from the coding sequence GTGAGCACGGTGGTCGCAACTGCCAGCAACTGGATGAAGCGATCGATTGCTCAAATCAGTCCGCAACCCCCAGCCGTTCCATCGCCATCTAATGCTGTAAATGTGGCACTGAAGATCAATAACTCATCTCGTTCACTCGCGCTTGATTCGCGCGTGACGTTACTCGATGCCCTGCGCGAACAGATTGGGCTAACTGGCTCGAAAAAAGGCTGTGATCACGGGCAGTGCGGTGCCTGTACGGTGATTGTTGATGGGCGGCGCGTGTTGTCCTGCCTGACCTTGGCGGCGACCTGTGAAGGCAGCGAGGTGACCACGATCGAGGGGTTAGCGCAAGGCGATAATTTGCATCCGATGCAGGCGGCGTTCATCAAGAACGACGGGTTTCAGTGCGGCTACTGCACGCCCGGTCAGATTTGTTCCGCGATCGCTGTTCTCGATGAAGCGCGAAACGGCGAAGCCAGCTATGTTACAGCAGACGTGCGGCAGGAACCGCGCTCAGTGCAACTCTCTGATGACGAGATCAGAGAAAGAATGTCGGGCAATATCTGTCGCTGCGGCGCGTATCCAAACATTGTCGCAGCAATCAGGGAAGTTCACACGGGCAAGGCACAGGCAGGGCAGTTTGCGAATGAAGAGGCGATATTCGACACGCCAGAAATGAAAACGGAAGCAAGCGAGGCGGCAGCATAA
- a CDS encoding DUF2808 domain-containing protein yields MQFHTFTIPATLAVTTVLSMQLLSVATTKSDLINQLDSQPDLLQVVVPRPDLPRPDASQVVAPQAVQPKANTESTEAGQTSFSRPPTLIQVVPSRPETDTPSTYEFTLTVPQDAQRPLKAVTIVQDENAETIEFDVSSSKAYTGTQLTANSEIRLASVGGQPANPGEATIVFDQPVLPGNTVTIALSAQKNPSGSGVYLFGVTAYPDGENGLGQFLGYGRINFYGNINQ; encoded by the coding sequence ATGCAATTCCACACATTTACAATTCCTGCCACTTTAGCAGTCACAACCGTCTTAAGTATGCAACTGCTGTCTGTCGCCACAACTAAATCCGATCTCATCAATCAACTTGACTCACAACCAGATCTACTGCAAGTCGTTGTACCTCGACCAGATCTACCTCGACCAGATGCATCTCAGGTCGTTGCACCTCAAGCAGTTCAACCCAAAGCAAACACTGAAAGCACTGAGGCTGGACAAACGTCCTTTAGTCGTCCTCCAACGCTCATTCAAGTGGTACCTTCTCGACCTGAAACAGACACACCTTCTACCTACGAATTCACCCTAACGGTGCCCCAAGATGCTCAGCGACCGCTCAAAGCGGTGACAATTGTCCAGGATGAAAATGCAGAAACTATCGAATTTGATGTTAGCAGCAGTAAAGCCTATACCGGCACACAGCTTACAGCCAATTCTGAAATTCGTTTGGCAAGCGTTGGTGGTCAGCCTGCTAACCCAGGCGAAGCAACAATTGTGTTTGACCAACCCGTTTTGCCTGGTAACACTGTGACGATCGCCCTTTCAGCCCAGAAGAATCCATCTGGGAGTGGCGTTTACTTGTTTGGTGTTACTGCTTATCCAGATGGAGAGAACGGGCTAGGGCAGTTCTTAGGCTATGGACGTATCAATTTCTATGGCAACATAAACCAATGA
- a CDS encoding NTP transferase domain-containing protein, with product MSDFSTIGIVILAAGASTRLGTPKQLLQYRGRSLLRHTAEIALASGCQPIVVVLGAQSEQLEAEVQQLPVTTIRNSRWAEGMSSSIQTGLKTLRSIEPTIEAVIILLCDQPFVSVSLVHQLIEAYDRTGTLIVASEYADTLGVPALFSHALFPVLMTLQADRGARFVIQNHVQAVARILFPLGTVDIDTSSDYEQLLHTIAEQH from the coding sequence ATGAGTGATTTCTCCACGATCGGGATTGTCATTTTAGCCGCAGGTGCATCGACTCGGTTAGGCACTCCGAAACAACTTCTGCAATATCGAGGTCGGAGCTTACTGCGTCATACCGCAGAAATAGCGCTTGCCTCAGGTTGCCAACCGATTGTTGTAGTGCTGGGCGCACAGTCCGAACAACTGGAGGCAGAAGTGCAGCAGTTGCCAGTTACTACCATTAGGAATAGTCGCTGGGCTGAAGGCATGAGTTCTTCGATTCAAACAGGACTGAAGACATTGCGATCGATCGAGCCAACTATCGAGGCAGTCATTATCTTGCTGTGTGATCAACCGTTTGTTTCTGTCTCGCTAGTTCATCAACTAATTGAGGCATACGATCGTACAGGCACGCTGATTGTTGCCTCAGAATACGCCGATACGCTGGGTGTACCTGCGCTCTTTAGCCATGCTTTGTTTCCAGTGCTGATGACACTGCAAGCCGATCGAGGGGCAAGGTTTGTGATTCAAAATCATGTTCAAGCTGTCGCTCGTATACTGTTTCCATTAGGTACGGTTGATATTGATACGTCCAGTGATTATGAACAACTTCTACACACGATCGCAGAGCAACACTGA
- a CDS encoding xanthine dehydrogenase family protein subunit M gives MRPFQYTKAKDANTAVKTVAANANSQFLAGGTNLIDLMKEDVARPVELVDITRLNLTQIGTVAGSGNLSIGALAKNSDTANHPLVRQNYPLLTQAILAGASGQIRNMATNGGNLNQRTRCPYFYDTAMPCNKRNPGTGCGALEGINRYHAIFGWSEQCVAVYPSDMAIALAALDPIVQVQRSDGTVRSIAFTNYHRLPENNPEKDNNLDRGELVTAIELPRNNFAAKSHYLKVRDRSSYAFALVSVAAALEMDGNQIKQVRVAMGGVSHKPWRATEAERFLTGKAATEVNFAAAAEAEMRQAKPLEHNQFKVELGKRAIISALQRAMES, from the coding sequence ATGAGACCTTTTCAGTACACAAAAGCGAAGGATGCAAACACAGCCGTGAAAACCGTTGCGGCAAATGCAAATTCCCAGTTTCTAGCGGGCGGCACCAACCTGATCGATTTAATGAAGGAAGACGTAGCCCGTCCGGTTGAACTGGTGGATATCACGCGCTTGAACCTGACGCAAATCGGCACCGTTGCGGGAAGTGGCAATCTCTCGATCGGAGCGCTGGCGAAAAACTCCGATACGGCGAATCACCCCCTCGTGCGGCAAAACTACCCGCTATTGACGCAGGCGATTTTAGCAGGTGCTAGCGGACAGATTCGCAACATGGCAACCAACGGCGGCAATCTCAATCAGCGAACGCGCTGCCCGTACTTTTACGATACGGCGATGCCCTGTAACAAACGCAATCCCGGCACGGGCTGCGGCGCATTAGAAGGCATCAACCGCTATCATGCGATCTTCGGCTGGTCGGAACAGTGTGTCGCGGTTTATCCCAGCGATATGGCGATCGCGCTTGCTGCCCTCGATCCGATTGTGCAGGTGCAGCGCTCAGACGGCACAGTGCGATCGATTGCCTTTACCAACTACCACCGTCTGCCAGAGAACAACCCGGAAAAAGACAACAACTTAGACCGAGGCGAATTGGTTACAGCGATCGAACTGCCGAGAAACAATTTTGCTGCTAAAAGTCACTACTTGAAAGTGCGTGATCGCAGCAGTTACGCCTTTGCGCTCGTCTCGGTCGCCGCCGCGTTAGAGATGGACGGCAATCAAATCAAACAGGTGCGAGTGGCAATGGGCGGTGTCTCGCACAAACCGTGGCGCGCCACGGAAGCCGAGCGATTCCTGACGGGTAAAGCGGCGACCGAGGTGAATTTTGCGGCGGCGGCTGAAGCAGAAATGCGCCAAGCGAAACCGCTCGAACATAACCAATTCAAAGTTGAACTCGGCAAACGTGCCATCATCAGCGCATTGCAGAGGGCAATGGAGAGTTAA
- a CDS encoding cyclopropane-fatty-acyl-phospholipid synthase family protein, producing MKSQRMLKTSMLKTLAVTIGLGSFVLTSCVPQSTAEAPAPGSSVEAPAANPSTAPSPQISPNAPAQGVVRRDVPYVPTPEAVVRRMLELGQVGSDDVLYDLGSGDGRIVITAAQQYGARGVGIDIDPERIQEANANAQKAGVTDRVRFRQQDLLQADFSEATVVTLYLLPEVNLRLRPQLLRQLRPGTRIVSHAFDMGDWKPEQVVEVDGRTIYVWTVPEQVPENLRRAPQG from the coding sequence ATGAAATCGCAACGAATGCTCAAAACATCAATGCTCAAAACATTGGCAGTCACGATCGGGTTAGGAAGTTTTGTCCTGACAAGTTGTGTCCCTCAATCGACAGCAGAAGCACCCGCGCCAGGATCTTCTGTGGAAGCTCCTGCTGCTAATCCCTCCACTGCTCCATCTCCTCAAATCTCTCCTAATGCACCAGCACAAGGGGTGGTCAGGCGGGATGTACCCTATGTTCCCACACCTGAGGCAGTTGTGAGACGAATGCTAGAACTGGGACAGGTGGGATCAGATGATGTGCTTTACGATCTGGGTAGCGGAGATGGACGGATTGTGATCACGGCGGCTCAGCAATATGGTGCTCGTGGTGTTGGGATTGATATTGACCCGGAGCGCATTCAGGAAGCCAACGCCAACGCCCAAAAAGCAGGTGTGACCGATCGCGTCAGGTTCCGCCAGCAAGACCTGCTTCAAGCTGATTTTAGCGAAGCAACGGTCGTGACGCTCTATCTGCTGCCTGAAGTCAATCTCCGTCTGCGTCCTCAACTGCTAAGGCAACTGCGACCAGGGACACGCATTGTTTCCCACGCATTTGATATGGGCGATTGGAAACCTGAGCAGGTTGTAGAAGTTGATGGACGCACCATTTATGTCTGGACGGTTCCAGAACAAGTTCCAGAGAACTTACGGCGAGCGCCACAAGGATAA
- a CDS encoding kelch repeat-containing protein: MMLHRHRYLISLSFLVFSLIVLASSVFSQAQNQTAYWTKAAPATIARQELYPEVLNNKIYVVGGILNPFTKFTAHFESYDPVKNAWTALRPLPEARHHITLSAVNGLLYGVGGFTGGFPNWRALPTMFIYNPASNTWTRGIDLPAARGEGVSAVVDDKIYLIGGRVRATDDARLFNDHIDSVRNEVFDPTTRRWSTRANAPTPRNSAASAVIDGKIYVVGGRKFAKNADGTARQVNVPNLEVYDPKLDRWETRSPMPQAQGGLAATALNGKLYVFGGEQWVPEQKVFAESWVYDPQTNQWQALPSLPTPRHGLGASTIGNRIFVFGGSTKTGGNATSSVNEVLVSPI, from the coding sequence ATGATGCTACATCGACATAGATATTTGATTTCTCTGTCATTTTTGGTGTTTTCGCTCATAGTGCTAGCTTCGTCCGTATTCAGTCAAGCACAAAACCAGACGGCATATTGGACTAAAGCTGCACCCGCAACGATCGCTCGGCAGGAACTCTATCCAGAGGTTTTGAACAACAAAATTTATGTGGTCGGCGGGATACTCAATCCATTCACTAAGTTCACTGCGCATTTCGAGTCTTACGACCCAGTCAAGAATGCATGGACAGCATTAAGACCACTCCCTGAAGCTCGCCATCACATTACACTATCGGCAGTCAATGGATTGCTTTATGGTGTTGGCGGTTTCACAGGTGGGTTCCCCAACTGGCGGGCGCTGCCAACAATGTTCATCTACAATCCTGCTTCTAATACTTGGACTAGAGGGATTGACCTGCCAGCGGCTCGTGGCGAGGGCGTATCCGCAGTGGTCGATGACAAGATATACCTGATCGGTGGGCGCGTTCGAGCCACTGACGATGCTCGGTTGTTCAATGACCACATTGATAGTGTGCGAAACGAAGTCTTTGATCCCACAACTAGGCGTTGGTCAACCCGTGCCAATGCACCAACCCCGCGAAACAGCGCAGCGTCGGCTGTGATTGATGGCAAGATCTATGTGGTTGGGGGGCGCAAGTTTGCCAAGAATGCCGATGGCACAGCGCGGCAGGTGAATGTGCCAAATCTTGAGGTTTACGATCCGAAGCTCGATCGTTGGGAAACGCGATCGCCGATGCCTCAAGCCCAAGGAGGTCTGGCGGCAACCGCCCTCAACGGCAAGCTTTACGTATTTGGCGGCGAACAGTGGGTTCCAGAGCAGAAGGTTTTCGCCGAAAGTTGGGTTTACGATCCACAAACCAATCAATGGCAAGCACTGCCGTCTCTGCCAACCCCCCGACATGGACTAGGAGCATCGACCATTGGCAACCGAATCTTTGTGTTTGGTGGCTCAACAAAAACAGGTGGAAATGCAACTTCATCGGTCAACGAAGTGCTAGTATCGCCTATCTAG
- a CDS encoding XdhC family protein encodes MRELQAIVETYKQTTHSDQRAALATVVKVSGSTYRRPGAQMLITQDGHSVGTISGGCLEHDVMIRSQQVIATGNAAIVEYDSTSDDDIIWGLGLGCNGVVYILIECIELKHELNPLAFMDQCLHQQQVGVLATVFSVEEQATLLGNHLMLSPRRAVYSDIEDSNLRQAVLADAHFAYINQQPASKSYSVAGSVIEVFFNVIQPPVPLVIFGAGHDVSPVMQFAKALGWHVTVVDPRCSEASLTRFQTADCVLLVRLENVHEKVALSDQTIALVMTHNYLYDSKLLQLLLPSPVRYVGVLGPKHRTDRLLQESRAEGRIYGEVQLERLYSPVGIDIGAETSEEIALAIVSEIQAVLASRSSGFLRNRQAPIHDRVKPKPQSNVVQIDEMLMNV; translated from the coding sequence ATGCGAGAATTGCAGGCGATCGTTGAAACATACAAGCAAACCACACATTCGGATCAGAGAGCTGCGCTGGCTACAGTGGTTAAAGTGAGCGGCTCAACTTATCGACGACCAGGGGCGCAGATGTTGATCACGCAGGATGGTCACAGTGTGGGAACGATTAGTGGCGGCTGTCTAGAACATGATGTGATGATTCGATCGCAGCAAGTCATCGCAACGGGTAACGCTGCGATCGTCGAGTATGACAGTACTTCTGATGACGATATTATCTGGGGACTGGGACTAGGATGTAATGGAGTTGTTTACATTCTGATTGAATGTATTGAACTCAAACATGAACTTAATCCGTTAGCATTTATGGACCAGTGCTTACATCAACAGCAAGTCGGAGTTCTGGCAACGGTGTTTTCAGTTGAAGAGCAAGCAACCCTGCTCGGCAATCATTTGATGCTCTCTCCCAGACGTGCAGTGTATAGCGACATTGAAGACAGTAATCTGCGTCAAGCAGTTCTAGCTGATGCTCATTTTGCTTACATAAATCAACAACCCGCCAGCAAATCTTATTCAGTGGCAGGAAGTGTTATCGAAGTTTTCTTCAATGTGATTCAACCCCCTGTGCCGCTCGTTATTTTTGGAGCAGGTCATGATGTCAGTCCTGTTATGCAGTTTGCTAAAGCACTGGGTTGGCACGTCACGGTTGTCGATCCGCGTTGTTCAGAAGCTTCTCTAACTCGATTTCAAACCGCAGATTGTGTGCTGCTAGTTCGTTTAGAAAACGTGCATGAGAAAGTCGCCCTGAGCGATCAAACGATCGCGCTGGTGATGACTCACAACTATCTCTATGACTCAAAGCTGCTTCAGCTATTGCTTCCGTCTCCAGTGCGGTATGTTGGAGTGCTGGGTCCAAAACACCGAACCGATCGATTGCTGCAAGAATCGCGGGCTGAAGGCAGAATCTACGGTGAGGTACAACTGGAGCGGTTGTATAGTCCGGTTGGTATCGATATCGGAGCGGAGACATCAGAGGAAATTGCCCTGGCGATCGTCTCTGAGATTCAAGCAGTTTTAGCCAGTCGATCAAGTGGTTTTCTAAGAAACCGCCAAGCACCCATTCACGATCGGGTTAAACCTAAGCCTCAATCCAATGTTGTACAGATAGACGAAATGCTGATGAATGTCTAA
- a CDS encoding APC family permease: MDKLHSPTSPVIQSTTAPKPTLGFVDAVALIVGVVIGAGIFETPALVAASSGNATSLILAWVAGGGISLIGALCFAELATAYPNAGGNYYYLKRAFGYKIAFLFSWARMVVIQPGSIVLLAFVLGDYATQLLPLGAYSSSLYAIATVALFTGLNLLGIRQGKGTQNALAIVELLGLLLIIAVGLVWTPSNPAATSVEPAASTNWGSILIFVLLSYGGWNEAAYISAELRQIERNMVRSLLWSIGIISTVYVLLNLAYLHGMGLSAMAQSDAIAADLMRQALGEPGARLISVLVAIAALSSINATILTGARTNYALGRDFPLFSVLGRWHSESNTPTSALLVQGAIASVLVLLATLQRQGFEAMVDYTAPVFWFFFLLTGLSLFVLRKREPHILRPFQVPFYPVIPFLFCLVCGYMLYSSLSFTGVGALVGVAALLAGIPVLLIARRSMV, translated from the coding sequence GTGGATAAACTTCATTCTCCAACATCACCAGTCATTCAAAGCACAACAGCCCCAAAGCCTACCTTAGGTTTTGTAGATGCTGTCGCGCTGATTGTGGGAGTCGTCATTGGTGCAGGCATCTTTGAAACTCCTGCCCTGGTCGCAGCCAGTTCCGGGAATGCAACGTCGCTGATCCTGGCATGGGTCGCTGGAGGAGGTATCTCTTTGATTGGCGCACTCTGCTTTGCAGAACTCGCAACCGCTTATCCAAATGCGGGGGGTAACTATTACTATCTCAAACGCGCCTTTGGTTACAAGATTGCCTTTCTATTTTCCTGGGCGAGGATGGTGGTGATTCAACCCGGTTCCATCGTGCTCTTAGCCTTTGTATTAGGTGACTATGCGACTCAACTCCTACCGTTAGGTGCCTACTCCTCTTCACTCTATGCCATTGCTACGGTCGCGTTATTTACAGGACTCAACCTGCTCGGCATTCGCCAAGGCAAAGGGACTCAAAATGCCTTAGCAATCGTAGAACTTCTCGGCTTACTTTTGATTATTGCCGTGGGTCTGGTTTGGACACCCAGCAATCCCGCTGCAACCTCTGTAGAACCAGCAGCCTCTACCAACTGGGGTTCTATCCTGATCTTTGTGCTGCTCTCTTATGGCGGCTGGAATGAAGCGGCTTACATTTCGGCTGAGCTACGGCAGATTGAGCGCAACATGGTGCGATCGCTGCTTTGGAGCATTGGCATCATCAGCACCGTTTACGTCTTGCTCAATCTAGCCTACCTGCACGGAATGGGGCTGAGCGCAATGGCACAGTCTGATGCGATTGCTGCTGATTTGATGCGACAGGCTCTGGGGGAACCCGGTGCGCGATTGATCAGCGTACTGGTGGCGATTGCTGCGCTTAGTTCCATTAACGCCACTATCTTGACCGGAGCACGGACGAACTATGCTCTAGGACGCGACTTTCCCCTTTTCTCAGTCCTCGGACGCTGGCATTCAGAGTCCAACACTCCTACCTCAGCCCTGCTCGTACAGGGAGCGATCGCATCGGTTCTGGTGCTGCTCGCCACCTTGCAGCGGCAAGGCTTTGAGGCGATGGTGGACTATACCGCGCCTGTCTTCTGGTTTTTCTTTCTGCTTACCGGGTTGTCGCTGTTTGTATTACGGAAGCGGGAGCCGCACATCCTTCGACCCTTCCAAGTGCCGTTCTATCCCGTAATTCCGTTTCTGTTTTGCTTGGTTTGCGGCTACATGCTGTATTCCAGTCTCAGCTTTACCGGAGTTGGTGCCTTAGTGGGGGTAGCTGCTTTACTGGCAGGCATTCCAGTTTTGCTGATCGCTCGTCGTTCTATGGTTTGA
- a CDS encoding Crp/Fnr family transcriptional regulator, with protein sequence MTIALLNLEQRVFNQQSLIPPQLDLLWKIEHGIVRTVTWNEIGTKSTLGYWGVQDVVGQPLSRIAPYKIECLTSVKVTAVPTSLWHHLLEPVVLHGQQVEQLLSIVHRDRIQLRLLELLTWLAQKFGRPIEQGTLIDLPLTHQQLAETISTTRVTVTRLLEQLEQTGLIWRIRRRIVLLSNRDQTLSA encoded by the coding sequence ATGACCATTGCATTGCTCAATCTAGAACAGCGAGTGTTTAACCAACAAAGCTTAATTCCACCCCAACTCGATCTGTTGTGGAAAATTGAGCATGGGATCGTTCGCACAGTAACGTGGAATGAAATAGGAACAAAGAGTACATTGGGCTACTGGGGAGTGCAAGATGTGGTAGGTCAACCCCTGTCTCGAATTGCTCCCTACAAGATTGAGTGTTTAACAAGTGTAAAAGTGACAGCAGTGCCAACTTCACTCTGGCACCACCTTTTAGAGCCTGTTGTCTTACATGGACAACAGGTAGAACAACTCCTGAGTATTGTGCATCGCGATCGCATTCAACTTCGCTTACTTGAATTGCTAACCTGGTTAGCCCAGAAGTTTGGTCGCCCGATTGAGCAAGGCACATTGATTGATCTACCCCTGACGCACCAACAGCTTGCAGAAACAATCAGCACTACCCGCGTGACCGTGACACGGTTACTGGAGCAACTGGAGCAAACTGGGTTAATCTGGCGAATTCGACGGCGTATTGTGCTGTTATCGAATCGCGATCAAACATTATCTGCATAA
- a CDS encoding xanthine dehydrogenase family protein molybdopterin-binding subunit, whose amino-acid sequence MKRRKLIGEATSRVDGISKVTGAANYATDHKIPNLAYAVIFKSEIAAGTISEIDQSAAEQSAGVLAVITHKNAPKLNLKANAPDARPDSSIRGGALLQDNKIEFYGQHIGVVVAETFEQARAAARLVKVSYQKSAAKIEFEKHINEAVVPTGKEFQDDGRGDLNTAFQSAKFKVEAVYETPIEHHHPMAPHATIAVWEAPNKLTLYNEAQVVNGVQRAAAGTLGLPPENVRIVTPHVGGGFGAKGSQWSNLVIAAIAAQAVKRPVKLALSRQQMFNSVGLRQRNHQRLRLAATQDGKLTAIGHDTTTHTATTAEFLEDCGEGAKIMYDSPNSLVTYRVVPMNIILPTFTRGPGQSTGSFALESAMDELAYQLRLDPIEFRLRNEPARDPSNGKPWSSRSVVQCLTRGAEVFGWNRRRLEPRTVRQGNYLIGYGVSSATYPARTRDSSAMVKLTRKAADVRASVELAASDLGTGTYTIIAQTAGELLDLPLEKVTVKIGDSSLPPAAGSVGSFGAASFTNAVYAACGQLRQELQAKSNQQWATPPTLVQLMEAAKLSEYQTRADAKPSPEAEKYSSHSFNANFAEVWVNEATGMVKIPRFVAVTGGGRVLNPKAARSQIIGGVIWGIGMALTEESVIEPRYGNFITRSFADYHVPVNLDIGEIETVFVTEEDKIVNPMGVKGLGEIAICGVAGAVANAIFNATGKRIRNLPITPDKLL is encoded by the coding sequence ATGAAACGCAGAAAGTTGATCGGTGAGGCGACAAGCCGGGTTGATGGAATCTCGAAAGTGACCGGAGCGGCAAATTACGCGACTGATCACAAAATTCCAAACTTGGCATATGCCGTGATTTTCAAAAGCGAGATTGCCGCTGGGACAATTTCGGAGATTGACCAAAGCGCGGCAGAACAATCAGCGGGAGTTTTGGCGGTCATCACTCACAAAAACGCGCCTAAGCTGAATTTGAAAGCAAACGCGCCCGATGCGAGACCGGATAGCAGCATCCGTGGCGGGGCGTTGCTGCAAGATAATAAAATTGAGTTCTATGGGCAGCACATCGGTGTCGTTGTTGCTGAAACCTTCGAGCAGGCGCGGGCTGCGGCGCGTTTAGTGAAAGTTTCTTACCAAAAGTCGGCAGCGAAAATTGAGTTTGAAAAACATATCAATGAAGCGGTAGTTCCCACAGGGAAAGAATTTCAGGACGACGGGCGCGGCGATCTCAATACAGCTTTTCAATCCGCCAAATTTAAAGTCGAAGCGGTTTACGAAACGCCGATCGAGCATCATCACCCGATGGCTCCACACGCGACGATTGCCGTGTGGGAAGCCCCCAACAAACTGACGCTTTACAACGAAGCGCAGGTTGTGAACGGCGTGCAAAGAGCGGCGGCAGGGACGCTGGGTTTGCCGCCGGAAAACGTCCGTATTGTTACGCCCCATGTCGGTGGCGGTTTCGGCGCGAAAGGCTCTCAGTGGAGCAATCTGGTGATAGCCGCGATCGCGGCTCAAGCCGTAAAGCGTCCGGTTAAACTTGCTCTTTCGCGCCAGCAGATGTTCAACTCAGTGGGACTGCGGCAGAGAAATCACCAGCGCCTGCGTCTAGCTGCGACCCAAGACGGTAAACTCACCGCGATCGGACACGACACAACGACGCACACCGCCACAACTGCCGAATTTCTCGAAGATTGCGGCGAGGGCGCAAAAATTATGTATGACTCGCCGAATTCGCTAGTGACCTACCGCGTTGTGCCCATGAACATTATCCTGCCGACTTTCACCCGCGGTCCGGGTCAATCCACGGGCAGCTTCGCGCTCGAATCGGCAATGGATGAACTCGCCTATCAGTTGCGCCTCGACCCGATCGAATTTCGTCTCCGCAACGAGCCAGCGCGAGACCCATCAAACGGCAAACCCTGGTCGTCGCGTTCGGTTGTGCAATGTCTCACCAGAGGCGCAGAAGTGTTTGGCTGGAATCGGCGCAGACTGGAGCCGCGCACCGTTCGGCAAGGCAACTATCTGATCGGCTACGGGGTCAGCAGCGCCACCTACCCGGCTCGAACGCGGGACTCGTCCGCTATGGTCAAACTCACCCGCAAAGCCGCGGATGTGCGTGCCAGCGTTGAACTTGCGGCATCAGATTTAGGCACAGGAACCTACACGATCATCGCGCAAACGGCGGGCGAACTGCTCGATTTGCCGTTAGAAAAAGTCACCGTCAAAATCGGCGATTCGAGTCTGCCGCCCGCCGCTGGTTCAGTCGGATCGTTCGGTGCCGCCAGCTTCACCAACGCCGTTTACGCCGCGTGTGGACAACTGCGTCAAGAACTTCAGGCGAAATCAAACCAGCAGTGGGCGACTCCGCCAACTCTGGTACAACTGATGGAAGCCGCCAAATTGAGCGAATATCAAACGCGGGCAGATGCAAAACCATCACCTGAGGCGGAGAAGTATTCTTCGCATAGTTTTAACGCCAATTTCGCTGAAGTCTGGGTCAATGAAGCAACTGGGATGGTCAAAATTCCGCGGTTCGTTGCCGTCACGGGCGGAGGGCGCGTCCTGAATCCAAAAGCGGCGCGATCGCAGATCATCGGCGGTGTCATCTGGGGCATTGGAATGGCGCTGACGGAAGAATCCGTTATCGAACCGCGCTACGGCAATTTCATCACCCGTTCGTTTGCCGATTATCATGTGCCAGTCAATCTTGACATCGGCGAGATCGAAACTGTTTTTGTGACAGAAGAAGATAAGATAGTCAATCCAATGGGCGTTAAAGGACTCGGTGAAATCGCAATCTGTGGTGTGGCAGGCGCAGTGGCGAACGCGATCTTTAACGCGACGGGCAAGCGCATTAGAAATTTACCGATTACGCCTGACAAGTTGCTATGA